The Streptomyces kaniharaensis genome segment AGGCTTCGAACGCGCCTTGCGCCGCGCCACGGTCCTGCGGCGGCTGGAAGATGGACGGTGGCTCAGGAAGTACCGGGGGCCGGCGTGACGACCACCGAACTCGCTCCCACCGGGCCGGCTCCCCGGCCCCGCCCGGCCACGGCATCCCTGCACTACCGCCCAGAGTCGGCACGGGCCGCCCGCCTGCTCGTCCGGGGCAAGCTCACGGAATGGGGCCTGACCGAGCTGGTCGACCCGGCCGAGCTGATCGTCACGGAGCTGGTCTCCAATGCCTGCAAGACCGGCTGCCTGACGTTCATGCAGGTGGCCGTCCGACGCCCCGCCCCGGGATTCGTCCGAGTCTGCGTGCGGGACGGCTCCCTGGAGCTGCCGGTGCTGCTGGAGGCCGGCGACGACGAGGAGTGCCACCGCGGGCTCGCCCTGGTCCACGAACTGACCAGCGGCCGGTGGGGGACCACCCTCGAGCCCCGGGGCAAGAGCGTGCACGCCGACCTCCCGATCCCCTGACCGCACGTCATCCCGTCAACCGGCCGAAGTCGGCCACGACACAAGCCATCGCTGTCCGTTACTGCGTGACTACGATTCATCGCTTCGGCTCACCCATCAAGGAGTACCGCGTGGAAGGAACCACCACCGCCATGAGCCCGCCCGAAACGCTGAGGCCCGCGAGCGTGCGGGACAGCTGGCAGGCGCTCGCTGACGGCCTGCACGTGCAGCGGGTGCACCTGCACCAGGACCAGTGGCGCCGGGCTGCGACGCTTCCGCCCGATCAGCTCGGGCTGCCCGCCGAGTTGGACCCGATCGACCTGGTGTCGAAGCCGGTGCTCGTGGTGCCGTGCGACGACGACCTGATCGGCGCCGCCGGCCTCACGCCGTGGATCGAGGTGCCGTACCGGCTCGGCCACGACCGCACCGCGAGCGGCCCGCTCACCCTCGCGGTGGACGAGGTGGCCCGGATGCTGGCCAAGGATCTGGACGGCGGCCTTGAGGCGGCCGTGCACGGCGCGACCCGTTCCAGTGCCTGGTGGGTGGGGGTGTTCGCCGTCATCCACCACGAGAGCGGCCGAAGCGCTTCCCTGGAGATGCTCCAGTCCGCCGCGCGGGCCGTCGCACTCGGCACGGGGATGCGCGTCCTTCGCGCGGCGCTTCGGACCCGGGGCGAGGACAGCGCGGTTCTGCGGGCCGCGTACTGCCGGGCCGTCGCCGAGACCGTCGTGCTGGAGGCATCGCTGCCGCAGCTGCTCGGCGAGATCGGCGGAATGCGGCTCACCGACCTGGTCACCACCTCGGTGCCGTGGCGCGGGCAGTTCACCAAGTACCAGTCGGGCACCGGAGCGGGGCAGGTGGAGTAGGGATGGACCAGTTTCCGTTCGTCGTGATCGAGGGCCTGGACGGCAGCGGCAAGACCACGTTGCGCAAAGGGCTGTTCAGGCTGTTCGACAACCTCTACGGGGTGACGCCGCTGTCGGTGCTCACCACGAACTTCCTCGCCCCCGAGGTGGCCGCGGACCTGGTGGACGGCAAGTACGCGCCCACCGAGGCCAACCGCGGGCGCTACTTGCAGGCCCTGCGCGCCGACAAACAGGCCACCATCGAGCGCCTGATCGCGCCGGCGCTGTCGCAGCGGCCGGTGATCGCGGACCGGTGGCTGCTGTCGGAGCTTGCCTTTTTCCAGGTCAAGCATGGCCAGACGCCGCAGGCCACCTACGGCGGGCTCGCCGACGCGATCGACCTGGTGCCGGATCTGACGCTCATCCTGGACGCGCCCACCAGCACCACGATGCAGCGAGCCGCCTCTCGCAGCGCGGGGGACTCGGTGCGCGACGACTGGGACGTGGACCACGTGCAGACGATCGTGCGGGTCACCTACCGGGCGATCACCGCCAGCCCGGCCGCGTTCCCGAAGATCGGGCCGACCGTGACGATCGACGCCAACCAGCTCCGGGCCGACGTGCTCGCGAACGCCTGGACCGCGCTGCTGGAACGCGGCCTGACCCCCGACCTGGAAGGAAGCCTCCAGTGAGCGCCGCCATGTCCGAGATATCCGCGGCCGGCCGCCTGCGGGCCGCCCTGCGTGACGCCGCCGCCTCCCGGCGGCCCGTGCAGGCGATCGGCGCGGTCAACGCCATGGCCGCGCGGGTCGCCGTCGAGGCCGGGTTCGACGCGCTGTGGGTGTCAGGCCTGGAGGTGTCGGCCGCCTACGGGCTGGCGGATGAGAACCTGCTCGGCTCCCGGGACCTGGCCGACGTCGTCACCTCGCTCCGTCGCGTCACCGACCTGCCGGTGATCGTCGACGTGGACAATGCCGCCGGCACCGGGGCGTCGGCGGCG includes the following:
- a CDS encoding ATP-binding protein — encoded protein: MTTTELAPTGPAPRPRPATASLHYRPESARAARLLVRGKLTEWGLTELVDPAELIVTELVSNACKTGCLTFMQVAVRRPAPGFVRVCVRDGSLELPVLLEAGDDEECHRGLALVHELTSGRWGTTLEPRGKSVHADLPIP
- a CDS encoding dTMP kinase, which codes for MDQFPFVVIEGLDGSGKTTLRKGLFRLFDNLYGVTPLSVLTTNFLAPEVAADLVDGKYAPTEANRGRYLQALRADKQATIERLIAPALSQRPVIADRWLLSELAFFQVKHGQTPQATYGGLADAIDLVPDLTLILDAPTSTTMQRAASRSAGDSVRDDWDVDHVQTIVRVTYRAITASPAAFPKIGPTVTIDANQLRADVLANAWTALLERGLTPDLEGSLQ